From the Exiguobacterium marinum DSM 16307 genome, the window AGGTTGGTCGCCAAATCGAAGCGCACGAGACGGTCGACTTTTCGTTCCCGCTCGACACGATCAGTCTCATCTTCAACAATCAAATAATATGTCAATTGTTCTTCCCGTTTTAGTGGTGTCAATTTCACGTTCAAATAACGAGTATGTTCGCCTTTCAAATGGATGATGAATTGGGCGCTCGTTCCTTGGTCGGTCACGCCTTCAAGTGCTTGTTCGAACAGACGGCGACCCGTCTCGGTGAACAGTTGGTTGATCTCATATAAATTTCGGTCGCCAAAAAACTGACGGAACATCTCATTTCGTTCAATCAGATTATAAGAATCATCCATCAGCGCGATGGCGAGCCCGGTCTCTGAAAAGAGGGACGACCAACGTTCGTGATAGCGCACGAGATCCTGTGAGCGATTCTCAAGCTCATGGAAGGTCGAATGAACGCTTGCGGCAATCTCGCGTAACTCGTCCTCGATGCCACGGAAGTCATGCGTCTTCGGGAACATTTCTTCAACCGGCGTGAGACTTGGATCGATAGCAAGCGCTCGTGCCTTGAGGTGCGCCAAATCGTGATTGTAACGCTTGCGCGTATAGTAAAGCAGGGAAATCAGTCCGAGTGATAAGAGGAATGTCATGACGAATGAGGTAGTGGCGAGAATTTGGTAATGTTTACTTTCTTCTCGTAGCGCGACCTCTGAAGTAGAGCGAATCGAGCGAAGAGCCCCATACGCATCTTCGTAGACGTTCGTTGAATTGACATAACGAGCTTCGAGAGATGCCTCACGGTTTGCCATATTGGCGAACGATTGACCACTTTCTGCCACGTCGATGACGGCTTTCGTTTGTAACGTTGTGTTCGATGCGATGATTGTTTGGATGATTGCCGCTTCGCCTACAATCAAATCAACGGTACTGGCCAGTTGGTTCTCGTCAATTGAATCACCAAGTAAAGAAGCGCCGTTTCGCATGAGCATCGATTGCATCCGCATAATGGCGTCAATCAGTTCATAAGCTGCATTCGGTTGATTCGTTTGTTCGAGCGCTTGATAGAACCAACGGCGATTGATTGAACTGATGACATCGTTCGGGACCGCCTCGAATCGCTCTTCTTCGAGAATACGGTTCAAATCGTTCGAGAACGTCTGAAGCGTCTCTCGTTCCCGTTCGTTTATACCAGCTTCGAAGTCGTTCAATAAACGCTCATTGTATTGGAGTGCCCGTTCTTTGTACGGTGTGGATAAGAACGATGACGTCTGATTCGACTGTTCCTCGTAACGGGTCGCCGCCTCGAAGAGCGTCACATACGCTTCGACACCAGCCAGGTCTGACGCCTGACTCAAATTCGCGATTGTCTGGTCGATGGCTTCTTGTTTTTCATGCCAATAAAAACTCGTTCCAAGCCCAAACAACAGGACACCGATGAGACAAGCGACTGCAAGCGCCATCGTGTAGATACGGTATGGAATTTTCGCGAAACGGGATTGGTCCATCCGGCACCTCCTTTTTTTCTTCATCATACTCCGATTTCGGGTCACGGGATGAAATTCCTGCAAAACGAAAGAAAAACCCGACTTTTGTCGGGTTTATTAACGTGACTTTAGTCACGGGCGCTTATAACCGATCAAGCGTGATTGCCAATACGGTTCTTTACTGATTTGGTTATAACCTAATCCGTATGAACCGGCATGGATGAATGTATCAGAGTTAATCATGATGCCCATATGCGATGGTCCTGCGGTATACGTGTTTTCGAAAAAGACGAGATCACCGGGCTGCGGGACGAACGACTTCGGTAATTGTGCTCCGAAGTAAGCGCCGCTCCAATAATTGGCCACGTTCGTACGTGGGATGCTGACACCGGATTGATTGAATACATAATAGATGAGACCTGAACAATCGAATCCGCCGTTGGCCGGGCTAGAAGATGCCCACACGTATGGTGTACCCACATACTGTTTAGCGACCTGGATGGTCGAAAGTCGTGTCGACTGAGCGCTTTGTCCTTTGATTTCTGTGACGGCTGATTTTGCGACAAATCCTGAAGAGAGCCGATAGTGCGTAGCCGTCTCTCCAATGATGTTCAACAGTTCTCCGCGGAGTGTCGAACCGACCGTACTGCTCGCCTCGCTCGCCTGTGACCGAATCGAAGTCGGATAGTACGTATAGTACGAGTTCGCGTCATAGGAACCTTCGACCCAAGCCGGACCTTCTGACGAGCCTTTCGGGACCGTTTTCACATAGGCCGAGGCAACAAAGCCGACCGTATTCCCGTAATAGATTTGTAGCCAACCTTTTGAAGACTCGACGACGCGCAACGTCTGTCCCGCTTTGACACTACCGATAATCGTCGCACTCGTTGAAGAGCTCGAACGGACGTTCAAAGAGGGAGTGTTGACGATGTAATCAACAGTGGCATTGCCAGCACCGGCATCTCCTTCATTGGGGGCAGGGTCACTCGGTGTCGTGGTCGTTTGCTTTAAATAACCGGCGCTCACGTATCCGGATTTACCATTATACGTGACATAGTACCAGCTACCTGACTGTTTCGTCGCCTGGACGACCGTGCCGTTCGGGATGGACGTGACGAGGGCGTAGCCGATGCCGGCACCTTGCCGAACATTCAAGTTTGCGGTCGTGGTGAACTGTTGGTTGATGGATTGTTCTGTACTCGGTGACGTAGGTGTCGCTGATTCAGATGTCGTTAAATATGTATTGGCGACATATCCAGTTTTTGTCCCGTACTTTACTTTCGACCATGAGCCTTCGACAGCTAAGACGGTGACCGTCTTGCCCTTAGGAATCGTGAGCACCACGGTCGTCTTTGTTGACTTCGACGAGCGAAGATTCAAGTTTACTTTCGTTTGGGCCGTCGCCGCGTTCGGTGTGACAGTCGAAGGCGTGTCTGCTCCGCTTGACGTGGAAGCTTTTTGTAAATAGTCGTTATGCACCCACCCGGTCTGTCCGCCGTAACTGACTTTCGTCCACGATCCTTTTGATTGAATCGGGGTGAGCGTTTTGCCTTTTGGAATCGTCAAGAGGACGCGGTGCCACGTTCCTCCGGCGAGTCGCATGTTCAACGCATGCGTCGTCGTGACACGATTCGTACTCGCAGCGGTCAACGATGAACCGCCTGTCGATGCAGACGCATTTCCTGTGAGACGTAGTGTCTGACCGACGCGAATATTGTTAGAGGATAGTCCGTTCAAAGATTTAACCGTCGCGACAGATACATCGTAGGAACGGCTGATGGACCATAATGTATCACCAGAACGTACCGTATGCGTGGTTGCAGCCGCAGCTTCGTCCGCGTGGGTAAGTATACTTACCGCTGCGAGAGCCGCGAATGAGTAAGTGAGACCAGACTTTGAATTCATAGCGTCACATCCTTTCAAAGAGTGAGAATGAAACCATTCAACAAGTGAGACAATACAAGTTTATTGTACGGTGAGACGAAATGAGCAAGCAATGGGGCAAAAGGTCAATTCACGTCCCTTTATTGAAAAGGAGGTCAATAATTTATAAATGGGTATAAATGGATATTTAACGGATTCGAAAAAGGAGGAAGTATTGACTTTCTGTTGAATTTTGGAAAACGTGACGTGTGATGTTTCATGCTATCATTAGGTCAAAATAAATTTGGTGAGGTAGCAGACTGATGATCGAGAAGAACTTTTCAAACCGAACATATCGTAAACATCAAGAGAAACTGTTCGAACTCGTGAGAATGCCGATTGTGACCGAGAAAACCGTACAGGAGGCGATTCGATATATGTGTGAGATCGTCGCTGATATGCTGGCGGTCGATACAGTGTCAATTTGGCATTTTGACACATCATATCAATCCATTTCGTGCCAAGTCGCCTATTCTCACGAATCAGGTACACATTATCCGAAGTTGTCGGTTCATCGTGAACTCGCAGCGGACTATTTTGGGGCGCTTCAGACAGAACGGGTCCTCATGTTCGAGGACGTTCGAAGTCACCCGTGGGTGAAGGAACTATACACAGAGTATTTTGTGGAAGGTCAGCGTATCCACTCGATGCTCGATGCTCCGATTTACGCGAACAATCGCGCTAAAGGTGTGATTTGTTGCGAAACATTTTTACCGCGGAAGTGGAACTATCTTGAAGAATTAATTGTGAGCACGCTTGCGGACTTTATCGCAATCCTTTACTTTCGACTCGACCGTCAGTTAGTTGATGAACATCTTCATCAACTGGCCTATACGGATGAATTAACGGGATTGATGAATAAGTACGCGTTTGTCGATGAAATCGATTCACTTCGTCTTCATACGGAAGGTTTTCTCGGTGCTGTTCTTTATATTCGAGCCGATGATTTTCGATCGATTGAAGATGCTATCGGTTCTGAAGCGTCTGATTTGATTGTCAAAGAAATGGCGAGTCGATTGCGCAAGGTGGTCGATGAGTCTCGAATGGCTCGAACGTCTCAATCTGGATTTGTCATTTGGATTCCTTACGGGGAACGGAGGAAAGTGCATACGCTTGCGGAACACTTATGTGAGCAAGTGACACGTCTCCCGTATCGAATTAATGAATTAGATGTTGTGTTGACGACGAGCGCGTTCATCTCGATCGAAATTGAAGGTCGCTCCACATTAGACATGATTCATACAACTCGGGTTGTTGCGGGTCAATCGAATGGGAAGCGGGGAGTCATTGCGTTTTTTGAAGAGGAGATGGCACAGAAAGCATCAGATCGCCTAAGGCTAGAGATGAACCTACGATTGGGAGTCCTGTCAGAACAGTTTGAATTATATTATCAACCAAAAGTTATTGCTGATTCTGGAAAATTGAAAGGGTTCGAAGGATTGATGCGCTGGAATCATCCGGAGCGTGGTCTCGTCCCGCCACTCGACTTCATTCCGCTCGCCGAATCGACGGGGATCATCATTGACCTAGAAGAATGGGCGTTCGTAACGGCCTGTCGCCAGCTCAAACAGTGGCATAATCGTGGAGACCGCTACGAGCTTGCGCTCAACTTATCGGCGCGTCATTTCTTATCTGAAGGGGTCGTCGAAAAATTTGCCCAAATCGCACGTGAAGAAGGAATCTGTACGAGTTATATGACTCTTGAGATTACAGAGAGCGTTGGGATGGAAAACCAGCAACACGTCATCGACCGTTTCATCGCCTTCCGGGAAGAAGGATTTTCCATTTCCATCGATGACTTCGGGACCGGGTTCTCAGCATTCGTCTACTTGAAGCACTATCCGATTCATGAGATCAAAATCGATCGACAGTTCATTCAAGTGACAGAGAACGACCCGACCGGGAACGTCATCGTTGAATCCATCGTCGACTTAGCACGCGGATTGAACTTGAAGACGGTTTGTGAAGGCGTCGAAACGCTTGAACAGTGGAACGCATTACGTGGACTCGGCTGTGACGAGATGCAAGGGTACTATTTCTCTAGACCGTTGCCGCTTCAAGAACTTGAAACATGGATTGCTAGCTATACGACACAGACAAGGGACGCCTGAGCGTCCCTTTTTGTTATGGAGTAAATGTGATTCGAATCGTTGTGCCTCTTTCTTGTTCACTATCGACCTCGACCTTCCCACCGTGGGCTTCGATGATGTCCCGCGAGATGGCCATGCCGAGACCGCTTCCGCGCGCATCGTCCGTATTCGTGCCCCGGTAATAGCGTTCAAAAATATAAGGTAAATCAGATTCAGCGATTCCATTACCATTGTCTGTAATCGTCATGATATCGCCTTCGACTCGAACGGTCACGATGACCAAATCGTCGTTGTGGAGCAGGGCGTTATACAAGAAGTTGAGTAGGGCACGTTTCATAAAGTGCCGGTCGAGTGACACGGACCCTGACTCGGTCGACTCAAATTCGATGTGACGTTCACTGAAGCGAGGATCATTCAACACATCGATCACGAGTTCACGGACGAACGGCTCGAGTCTTGTCTCTTCGAGGGTAAGCGGAAAGTCGCCGTGCTGCAGACGCATCGTCAAATTGAAATCGTCGAGCAGTTCCTTCATATATTTGGCCTGACGCTCGATCACGTGCGCGTATTGTCTGCGCTCGGTGTCGTCTAGCGAATCATCGTCGAGCAGTTCGGCGTACCCTTGAATGGATGCGAGTGGGGTCAACAAATCGTGAGACACGTTGCTCATCCATTCTTTTCGACGTTCATCGAGTTCTTCGCGCTGACGTTCGTACGTTTTGAGCGTCTGTGAGACGGCATTCAAGTCATAGAAGACAGGACGATAAATCCCAGATTGCTTCGGTTCGGCGGTCGAAAAGTCGCGTTGCTTCAGCTGTTGAATCCGCTCGGTCAAGCGGTAGACGGGACGTGTCAAACGTGAGCTGAACAACAAGCCAATCAAGGCGGCGACGAGCAGGTCGACGATAAGAATCCAAAGGAATGCCTTTGATACATACGAGAGAATCGCTTGTTCATCAATCATGAATAACGCTCGACGCTCACTCGCTTCGGGCACACCAATGAGATAGCTATACGATTCATATTCTCCGATAAAGTAAAGTCGAAGCTCATCATCCATATATTTATAGATTTGAATCAGCTCGATTGGTGAATAGGCGTCAGGCAGTCCGCTCGGAGTATCGACGTCACTGACGACACGTCCGGTTTCATCTAAAAAACGAACAAACGCGCCGTACTGTTCGAGCGCCTTCCGCCCTGACTCTGACACGACAGGTTCGCCGTCCTCAATTGAAAGATACGTACTGAAGTTTCGAGTGAATGTTTCCCCTGAGTTGCTTTCGACATCGTCAAGTCCTGTCCGATCATTGATGAGGAGACCGAACAAGATGGCAATGTTCAAAAAGACGACGAGTGTGACAATCAATAGAATCGACAGTAAATAACGACCGGTCAGTTTCCATTTCATCATGACTGCTCCTTACACCGTCAACCGATAGCCAAGTCCCTTGACCGTCTTGATATATGTCGGCTCGGATGGATTCGGTTCGACTTTTTCACGGAGACGCCGGATGTGGACCATGACGGTATTGTCCGACCCGAAGAACGACTCGCCCCATACTTGGGTAAAAAGCGTCTCCTTGCTCAGGATTCGGTTCGGGTTGCGTAAAAAGCAGGCGAGGAGACCGACTTCTTTGGCCGTCAACTCTAATCTCACCCCGTTCACATACACTTCCGTCTCGTCTTCATTCATTTGAAAGGGTCCGACGGTCGTCTCTTCCATCGGTGCTTCCATCATCGACACCCGTCGCAGCTGTGCTTTCACGCGGAAGGCCACTTCTTTTGGACTGAACGGCTTCGTGATGTAATCATCCCCACCGATGGCGAGTCCGAGCAGTTTATCGACTTCTTCCGATTTGGCAGATAGGAAGAGGATCGGGATAGTAGAGTGCGCCCGCATCTGTTGGCAGAGCTGATAGCCTTCCCCGTCCGGCAGCATGACGTCTAAAATCGCCAAGTGTGGACGGAACGTCTCGAAGGCGTCAAACCCGTCCTTCAACGTATGGGCGGTCCGGATTTCGTGAAATCCTTCCTTCTCGAGCGCGCGTTGAATCAACATACATAAGTCTTGTTCATCATCTACGATCAGAATTCTTGGTTGCTTCATCTTCATCACCTCTCTATAAGAATAGCACTTAAGGATTTTGTAAGGTACGCGTGAGTTCAAGTTAAGACAGGGAGCGTAATGTAAAAATCAGAAAGAGGTGTTGAACATGGAAACATTATTACAGGTAAAAGCGATTCAAAAAACATATGGGAAAGGGGATGCGACGTTTCGGGCGCTCGATGACGTTTCGTTCACAATCGAACACGGTGAATTCGTCGGAATCATGGGACCGTCCGGAGCGGGGAAGTCAACGTTACTCAACGTCCTCGCGACAATCGATACGCCGACGTCAGGCGAGATTTTAGTTGAAGGAGACGACATCGCATCGATGAACGAGGAGGCACTCGCCGATTTTCGGCGTGATCATCTCGGCTTCATTTTTCAGGACTACAACCTGCTTGACTCGTTGACGGTACGGGAAAACATGTTGCTCCCGCTCGCCGTTTCAAAGACGCCGGTCCAGGAGACACGTGAAAAAGTTGAACGGTTGGCGAAACGGTTCGGACTCGAAGCGATCCTCGAGCAGTACCCGTACCAAATCTCAGGCGGACAGAAACAGCGTACGGCCGTCTGTCGGGCGCTCATTTCAGACCCGAAACTGATTTTTGCCGATGAACCGACCGGCGCGCTCGACTCGAAGTCGGCGACCGATTTATTAGACACCCTCGCCCGTTTGAACGAGGCGGAGACGACAATCATGATGGTGACGCATGACGCCTTCGCGGCAAGTTTCTGTCGCCGTGTCCTCTATATTCAAGACGGTCGGTTGAAAAAAGAACTCATTCGCGGCAACGCCTCGCGGGACGCATTCTACCAATCAATCCTCGAGGAGCTCGCGAAAGGCGGTGCGGTCGATGACGCTATTTGAGCTCGCGAAGAAAAACGTCGCGCGTAATCTGTCGCGATACGCACTCTACGTTGGGACGACCATCTTTTCCATCGTCATCTACTTCACGTTCGCGACACTGAAGCACAGTCATGAGATCAGTGCGCTTGCGGAGACATCACAAAAGATCAGCGGATTGATGAGCACATCGACGTTCATCCTGATGCTGTTCGTCGCCCTCTTTATCGCCTATTCGAACGCATTTTTCCTAAGGGGACGGAAACGGGAAGTGGGACTCTACTCACTTCTCGGTGTCCGAAAGAAACAAATCGGGCTGTTGCTCTTGTTTGAGAACATCGTCATCGGAGCGGTGTCCTTGGTCGTCGGCATCATTCTCGGGCTGTTCGGGTCGAATGTGCTCTTACAACTATTGATGCGATTGATGGACAGTGACTTGAATATCGGCTTCGCCTTCTCGGCGTCGGCATTTATCGAGACGTTCCTCGTCTTTCTTGCCATCTTCCTCTTCACTTCGTTCCAAGGTTATCGGGTCATCTATCGTTTCAAGTTGATTGACTTGTTCCATGCGGACAAGAGTGGGGAAGGCGTCCCGACGGCGAAAGGGTGGGTCGCTCTCACAGGTGTGCTCGCGATTGGAGTGGCGTATTGGCTCGCGCTTCAGGATTTGATGACGTCATCCCTTTGGAAAATGCTCGGACTCGCGATGCCGCTTCTCATCATCGGATTGAGTGTCATCGGATCGGCGCTTCTCTTCCATAGTGTCTTGATCTTCGGATTGACGTGGTTGAAAGGGAAGGAGCGCTGGTCATGGAAACGGCTCAACTTGTTGACGACGTCACAGCTTCTATATCGCATCCGCGGGAACGCAAAAACGCTCACGTTGATCAGCATCATCAGTGCGACAGCGATCACGGCAGGCGGGGCCATCTTCAGTGTCTACTATTATGCGGAAGAAAATGTGTCGTCGTATACACCATACACGTACGCCTGGAAAGGGGATGCGGTCGAGGTGGATGGAGCGACGTTCGAATCAAGCGTCGAACAGAAGACGATTCGGACGGAAGCGCAGTACGGAGAGCGTGAGCTCGGGGTCATCGATGAGTCGACATACCGGCATCTCCTTCAAGGTCTCGGAGAAGCAGAGCCGGCCCCGTTCAAACAGGGTGAGGTCGTATGGGTCGACCCGTTCTATGACGAACGTTATTCGGAAGATCTCGAATCGGCAGAACTGTCAGGACAAACGGTTGACGTGACAACGCGCCTTGAAGATTCGCCGCTCAACGTGATGACGTTCGGCGGGTCGTTCCTCGTCGTCGCAAACGACATGTTCAAGACGATGACGGAACCGAGCGAGACGTATCACGTCGCCCTCACGGAGTCGTTCAAGGATCAGCGTGACCAGTCCGAACGTCTAACGAAACTCGGTCTCGAATCGTTCTCGAGTGCACCGGACGTGTACGCCGAGACGATGGCGATGAACGGGGCGCTTCTCTTTGTCGGGACATTCCTTGGACTCGTCTTCCTTGTCGCGACAGGCAGCGTCATCTACTTCAAGACGATGACGGAGGCAGAGGATGATCGGTCGAAGTATGCGATTTTACAGAAAATCGGGATATCCGATCGGGATGTGCGCCGGACGGTGCGCCAACAGATCATCGTTGTCTTCCTCGCCCCGTTCGCTCTCGGGATTCTGCATGCGACCGTGGCGCTCATCGCGTTTTCTAACTTGTTGAGCATGAATTTCACGATACCGGTCCTCGTGTGGATGGGCGTCTATACTGCGATTTATGCAATCTACTATGGCATCACGGTTCGCCGCTTCATGACGGCGATTCGATAAGGAGAGAAAATTATGAAAAAATGGATTGGAATTGCAATTGTTTCGATTGTATTGATGGTCGGATTGACGAAGGTGGATTGGAATCGAATTGGGAAGGACACCCTTTTCGTTGAAATTAAAGGGGCGACAGACATTGAAGAGACGACGCTCGAAAATGGTGAGGTGATGAAGCGATACGTGTACACTCAGCCTGCCTTTTCGTCAGAGGGGAAGTCGAAGGAAGTCACCTTTACGGCTATGAAAGAGCTTCGGGAAGGGGCCTACTTACGTTTATACGTCAAGGACGGGGACACGGTCACGTCGTATGAGGAAGTGTCCCGTGCGGACGTACCGCAATCGATTACCGAAAAGTAAGTAAAAAGCCATTCGTCATGAGCATCATGGCGGATGGCTTTTGCCTGCTCATACGACAGGCGCCTCATAAGCATTTAGTTCGAGCTTTAATATGTACGTTAATTCATGATGCGCCAATTCAGAAAAATTTGTTTTCTTTACATGTGTCCGTGGGCGCAATCCGCACTCCAATGCGACGTCGACAATGGTACGAATCTGATTTTCCGTATAGAATCGTTTTCGGCCGAACGTGAACGGGGTAGGTGGCAAGACGCCATCTGTCTCCCATTTGATCAACTGCTGTTGGCTACGCGGGATGCCGGCCACACTGAAGGCCCGACTCAATTCTTTGAGCGGATAAACGATCAGATGTTGTTCTTTATACGAAATTGGTTTTCCTTGTTCCGGTCGGTATGTATCCCATTCGGTCGCTGAAAACGTCAGGTCGGATTGGTCGAAGTCGTGTTGAGCGGAAGGACTAGTGGTGGTGCTTGCGAGGTCTAAGCTGTTCATAGTATGCGTCTCCTTCTTCAAGACTGACTGGTCATTTCAAAAATGTCCTCCTACGTATCGTACCCCATTTACAAGATTTTAACTTACAGTTTTTTCAAAGTGGGGAAATGATTCGTGGGACTTTTGACGTATTTTTGAACGTTATCTGCCGAACATTAAGATACCCTAATTGGTATGAAAACTCAAGCAAAGCAGTCAAAATTTGAAAAATGAATAAAAATTCAGACGATTTAGGACTATGGTCATTCAATGCTATATAAAAATAGAATGAGCACTTTCATGATGAAAGCGGTTAATAAGGGCGAAGGAGGTGAGACAAATGGCAATATATCGAGAAGCGGCGAAAATGTTGTATTTGGACACCCGGCGACAAGTCGACGGCAAAGAGAAAAAGCAACTCGTTCGCTACGGACCGCTAGGCAGTCGAATGGATGAAGCACGGATAAAACAGTTTGGTGACCTGATTACGGCACTAATTGATGTCGAATCCGTCAACTATGTCGTGGCCCAGGAATTTTTAGTGTATTAACACGGAGGACTTATGAACAACCTCACACATCCCGTCGATGATCCTCGGCATGATGAGCAGGTGGTCACATGAGTTGGCCTGAACTCATCTCAAATCTCGGGTTCCCTATCGTCGTCTCGCTCTATTTGCTTCATCGGATTGAGACGAAGCTCGATCGCATGATCCAGCTGCTCGAGCGAATGGGTACCTCGAACGTATCAGAAACCTAATCCCCTATTGAAAGGAGCCATCCCCCCATGGCTGTCTTAACAGAGAAGAAAGCAACGTTCGTCTTGACGACGCATCATGACTTAGAAACAGCAAAACCGACGAAAAAAGCACAACGGTTCGGCCCGATTCGTGCCGACCTTACGGCAGATACGATTGACGCGTTTGGTCGTCTTTTAA encodes:
- a CDS encoding ABC transporter ATP-binding protein, coding for METLLQVKAIQKTYGKGDATFRALDDVSFTIEHGEFVGIMGPSGAGKSTLLNVLATIDTPTSGEILVEGDDIASMNEEALADFRRDHLGFIFQDYNLLDSLTVRENMLLPLAVSKTPVQETREKVERLAKRFGLEAILEQYPYQISGGQKQRTAVCRALISDPKLIFADEPTGALDSKSATDLLDTLARLNEAETTIMMVTHDAFAASFCRRVLYIQDGRLKKELIRGNASRDAFYQSILEELAKGGAVDDAI
- a CDS encoding sensor domain-containing phosphodiesterase codes for the protein MIEKNFSNRTYRKHQEKLFELVRMPIVTEKTVQEAIRYMCEIVADMLAVDTVSIWHFDTSYQSISCQVAYSHESGTHYPKLSVHRELAADYFGALQTERVLMFEDVRSHPWVKELYTEYFVEGQRIHSMLDAPIYANNRAKGVICCETFLPRKWNYLEELIVSTLADFIAILYFRLDRQLVDEHLHQLAYTDELTGLMNKYAFVDEIDSLRLHTEGFLGAVLYIRADDFRSIEDAIGSEASDLIVKEMASRLRKVVDESRMARTSQSGFVIWIPYGERRKVHTLAEHLCEQVTRLPYRINELDVVLTTSAFISIEIEGRSTLDMIHTTRVVAGQSNGKRGVIAFFEEEMAQKASDRLRLEMNLRLGVLSEQFELYYQPKVIADSGKLKGFEGLMRWNHPERGLVPPLDFIPLAESTGIIIDLEEWAFVTACRQLKQWHNRGDRYELALNLSARHFLSEGVVEKFAQIAREEGICTSYMTLEITESVGMENQQHVIDRFIAFREEGFSISIDDFGTGFSAFVYLKHYPIHEIKIDRQFIQVTENDPTGNVIVESIVDLARGLNLKTVCEGVETLEQWNALRGLGCDEMQGYYFSRPLPLQELETWIASYTTQTRDA
- a CDS encoding response regulator transcription factor, with the translated sequence MKQPRILIVDDEQDLCMLIQRALEKEGFHEIRTAHTLKDGFDAFETFRPHLAILDVMLPDGEGYQLCQQMRAHSTIPILFLSAKSEEVDKLLGLAIGGDDYITKPFSPKEVAFRVKAQLRRVSMMEAPMEETTVGPFQMNEDETEVYVNGVRLELTAKEVGLLACFLRNPNRILSKETLFTQVWGESFFGSDNTVMVHIRRLREKVEPNPSEPTYIKTVKGLGYRLTV
- a CDS encoding EAL domain-containing protein: MDQSRFAKIPYRIYTMALAVACLIGVLLFGLGTSFYWHEKQEAIDQTIANLSQASDLAGVEAYVTLFEAATRYEEQSNQTSSFLSTPYKERALQYNERLLNDFEAGINERERETLQTFSNDLNRILEEERFEAVPNDVISSINRRWFYQALEQTNQPNAAYELIDAIMRMQSMLMRNGASLLGDSIDENQLASTVDLIVGEAAIIQTIIASNTTLQTKAVIDVAESGQSFANMANREASLEARYVNSTNVYEDAYGALRSIRSTSEVALREESKHYQILATTSFVMTFLLSLGLISLLYYTRKRYNHDLAHLKARALAIDPSLTPVEEMFPKTHDFRGIEDELREIAASVHSTFHELENRSQDLVRYHERWSSLFSETGLAIALMDDSYNLIERNEMFRQFFGDRNLYEINQLFTETGRRLFEQALEGVTDQGTSAQFIIHLKGEHTRYLNVKLTPLKREEQLTYYLIVEDETDRVERERKVDRLVRFDLATNLYNEYGFIRRWENQEIDGAFVLIRLHDYHHLVDWYDPAYADLLMNEFARTVEARLSKYAQHLFGRYRDDTFMLYVRGFSFEDEHELLELFPTELTVNHKRQNVHIQIGATETKPAYNDCLFEAMKALQHAKETRIPSVWYDSDILAQMQLAALIEQALPEAIRKGELTVAYQPQVELKTGRVVGAEVLARWTHPDVGVIPPNEFIRVAERSDQILWLSHNILDQTIAQLVAWQDTPFEDISLSFNLSAHSVDPSIVAKLRDSIELHPWLPDRLKIELTESSDIMSYESELERLEDIADLGYCLSIDDFGTGYASFEAIWHLPIQEVKIDRMYVSGKAKESTSFLRAVSRFANEQQLTALAEGIETDDDLSRMIHEGVELGQGYYFSPALDAASFETWVNTKGHSH
- a CDS encoding FtsX-like permease family protein — protein: MTLFELAKKNVARNLSRYALYVGTTIFSIVIYFTFATLKHSHEISALAETSQKISGLMSTSTFILMLFVALFIAYSNAFFLRGRKREVGLYSLLGVRKKQIGLLLLFENIVIGAVSLVVGIILGLFGSNVLLQLLMRLMDSDLNIGFAFSASAFIETFLVFLAIFLFTSFQGYRVIYRFKLIDLFHADKSGEGVPTAKGWVALTGVLAIGVAYWLALQDLMTSSLWKMLGLAMPLLIIGLSVIGSALLFHSVLIFGLTWLKGKERWSWKRLNLLTTSQLLYRIRGNAKTLTLISIISATAITAGGAIFSVYYYAEENVSSYTPYTYAWKGDAVEVDGATFESSVEQKTIRTEAQYGERELGVIDESTYRHLLQGLGEAEPAPFKQGEVVWVDPFYDERYSEDLESAELSGQTVDVTTRLEDSPLNVMTFGGSFLVVANDMFKTMTEPSETYHVALTESFKDQRDQSERLTKLGLESFSSAPDVYAETMAMNGALLFVGTFLGLVFLVATGSVIYFKTMTEAEDDRSKYAILQKIGISDRDVRRTVRQQIIVVFLAPFALGILHATVALIAFSNLLSMNFTIPVLVWMGVYTAIYAIYYGITVRRFMTAIR
- a CDS encoding C40 family peptidase, which produces MNSKSGLTYSFAALAAVSILTHADEAAAATTHTVRSGDTLWSISRSYDVSVATVKSLNGLSSNNIRVGQTLRLTGNASASTGGSSLTAASTNRVTTTHALNMRLAGGTWHRVLLTIPKGKTLTPIQSKGSWTKVSYGGQTGWVHNDYLQKASTSSGADTPSTVTPNAATAQTKVNLNLRSSKSTKTTVVLTIPKGKTVTVLAVEGSWSKVKYGTKTGYVANTYLTTSESATPTSPSTEQSINQQFTTTANLNVRQGAGIGYALVTSIPNGTVVQATKQSGSWYYVTYNGKSGYVSAGYLKQTTTTPSDPAPNEGDAGAGNATVDYIVNTPSLNVRSSSSTSATIIGSVKAGQTLRVVESSKGWLQIYYGNTVGFVASAYVKTVPKGSSEGPAWVEGSYDANSYYTYYPTSIRSQASEASSTVGSTLRGELLNIIGETATHYRLSSGFVAKSAVTEIKGQSAQSTRLSTIQVAKQYVGTPYVWASSSPANGGFDCSGLIYYVFNQSGVSIPRTNVANYWSGAYFGAQLPKSFVPQPGDLVFFENTYTAGPSHMGIMINSDTFIHAGSYGLGYNQISKEPYWQSRLIGYKRP
- a CDS encoding sensor histidine kinase, which encodes MKWKLTGRYLLSILLIVTLVVFLNIAILFGLLINDRTGLDDVESNSGETFTRNFSTYLSIEDGEPVVSESGRKALEQYGAFVRFLDETGRVVSDVDTPSGLPDAYSPIELIQIYKYMDDELRLYFIGEYESYSYLIGVPEASERRALFMIDEQAILSYVSKAFLWILIVDLLVAALIGLLFSSRLTRPVYRLTERIQQLKQRDFSTAEPKQSGIYRPVFYDLNAVSQTLKTYERQREELDERRKEWMSNVSHDLLTPLASIQGYAELLDDDSLDDTERRQYAHVIERQAKYMKELLDDFNLTMRLQHGDFPLTLEETRLEPFVRELVIDVLNDPRFSERHIEFESTESGSVSLDRHFMKRALLNFLYNALLHNDDLVIVTVRVEGDIMTITDNGNGIAESDLPYIFERYYRGTNTDDARGSGLGMAISRDIIEAHGGKVEVDSEQERGTTIRITFTP